One Niabella beijingensis DNA window includes the following coding sequences:
- a CDS encoding alpha/beta hydrolase: MKILSALLLVLMTGSSPAQATVNSATDSIVIAYRKDTLHSSLLNEDRTIKVYLPPNFKKNEKYPVLYVLDESWMFEPTVQEVRKLTSFNIIPPSIVVGISSPDRGKDVSLNFKIGAFSETSKKFSAYIVTELREFITQHYAASGFNILVGHSDGASFAQKVLTTYPAAFRGVICLSQNLFGDQLGEFRDFMNQQFTSNIYYYVASGTRDATSRIRSGQALDSLFRLNHNAHLKTKQELFEAEHFGVGGIGLSGGITFVFSDYYQPNDWNRPLIDSLKKTGADPEKIIELYTSAVADIYNVDVKPSRSGVLSLAFAIITNKEQAANYLNYMSKLPPENDQFNSSAAQLYERIHEYNIALEYWVKYLTDPHTYKGHFFYFRRPIELLAYKMNDGTRAIDFAKKWEKQAPVLQLSFSYFIAKIAADKNIRKKEGLNAIEYFINNYDPSRTQYSLEEGKKLLEQLKQ; the protein is encoded by the coding sequence ATGAAAATATTATCTGCATTGCTGCTGGTACTCATGACCGGAAGCAGCCCGGCCCAAGCAACAGTAAACTCTGCAACGGACAGTATCGTTATTGCTTACCGGAAAGATACCCTGCATTCATCACTTCTTAACGAAGACCGGACGATCAAAGTGTATTTGCCCCCCAACTTTAAGAAGAATGAAAAATATCCCGTCCTCTATGTGCTGGATGAAAGCTGGATGTTTGAACCAACAGTACAGGAGGTAAGAAAACTGACAAGCTTTAATATCATACCTCCATCCATAGTGGTAGGGATCAGCAGTCCGGACCGCGGAAAAGATGTCAGTCTTAATTTTAAGATCGGTGCGTTCAGCGAGACCAGTAAAAAATTTTCAGCATACATTGTTACTGAATTACGGGAGTTTATAACACAGCATTATGCGGCCTCCGGCTTCAATATACTGGTGGGCCATTCTGACGGTGCCAGCTTTGCCCAAAAAGTACTCACCACCTATCCTGCTGCTTTCCGCGGCGTCATTTGCCTGAGTCAAAATCTGTTTGGAGATCAGTTGGGCGAATTCAGGGACTTCATGAACCAGCAATTTACCAGTAATATTTATTATTATGTTGCTTCAGGAACCCGGGATGCTACATCCAGGATCCGGTCGGGGCAGGCGCTGGACAGCCTGTTCCGCCTGAATCACAACGCCCATTTAAAAACAAAACAGGAATTGTTTGAGGCGGAACATTTTGGTGTGGGAGGTATTGGCCTTTCGGGCGGCATTACATTCGTATTTTCGGATTATTATCAGCCAAACGACTGGAACCGGCCATTGATCGATTCATTAAAAAAGACCGGGGCTGATCCTGAAAAAATCATCGAACTTTATACTTCGGCGGTGGCCGATATTTATAATGTGGATGTGAAACCCTCCCGCTCCGGAGTACTCAGCCTTGCCTTTGCGATCATCACTAATAAGGAACAGGCTGCAAATTATCTGAACTATATGTCAAAATTGCCGCCAGAGAATGACCAGTTCAACTCATCAGCCGCCCAGTTGTATGAAAGGATCCATGAATACAACATCGCCCTTGAATACTGGGTAAAATACCTGACCGATCCCCATACCTATAAGGGGCATTTCTTTTATTTCAGAAGACCGATTGAGTTACTGGCTTACAAAATGAACGATGGTACACGGGCCATTGATTTTGCAAAAAAATGGGAAAAACAGGCACCTGTACTACAACTTTCATTCAGTTATTTTATTGCAAAAATTGCCGCAGACAAAAATATCCGGAAAAAAGAGGGGCTCAATGCCATAGAATATTTTATTAACAACTATGATCCATCCCGCACGCAATATTCGTTGGAGGAAGGTAAAAAACTGCTGGAACAGCTGAAGCAATAG
- a CDS encoding helix-turn-helix domain-containing protein, producing MKFEARYPNHPLLKKYIQYYYFVKTDSPAHYSRYYSFPNTTMPVNIHRNVTVSIEKEKVQIRESAAAGITAIVNGMREAPLQVEWNGNIDKLTIAFKPAGLNAFINEPLQHAVRGFTNIFTGWDSLPEYQVFLQKLYTTADINKRTQTTEDFLLDICRPYEKEPLLYTAIDILGDFTNEKTISETAAVLNIAERSFNRLFKNYVGIAPVGYRKIARFRQSLENKVIKEKFKRLTDISYESNYYDQAYYIKMYKKLTGKSPKNLYKAIAKLADDNVIFEFLEKTIDFG from the coding sequence ATGAAATTTGAAGCGCGATACCCGAACCATCCATTACTGAAAAAATACATTCAGTATTATTATTTTGTAAAAACGGACAGCCCGGCACACTACAGTCGTTATTATTCTTTTCCGAATACCACAATGCCGGTTAACATTCACAGGAATGTGACGGTATCAATTGAAAAAGAAAAAGTACAGATCAGGGAAAGCGCTGCAGCGGGTATTACTGCTATTGTTAACGGTATGCGGGAGGCCCCGCTGCAGGTGGAGTGGAACGGGAATATTGACAAACTGACTATTGCTTTTAAACCCGCCGGCCTCAACGCATTTATAAATGAACCACTGCAGCATGCCGTACGGGGCTTTACGAATATTTTTACCGGATGGGATTCATTACCGGAATACCAGGTTTTTCTTCAAAAATTGTATACCACCGCAGACATAAACAAACGCACTCAGACCACAGAAGATTTTTTGCTGGATATCTGTCGTCCATATGAGAAAGAGCCGTTGTTGTATACCGCCATTGATATACTGGGTGACTTCACTAATGAAAAAACCATCAGTGAAACAGCGGCTGTTTTAAATATCGCAGAACGAAGCTTTAACCGTCTGTTCAAAAACTATGTGGGCATTGCACCTGTAGGATACAGAAAAATAGCCCGTTTCCGTCAATCATTGGAAAATAAAGTAATAAAGGAAAAATTCAAACGGCTTACCGACATCAGTTATGAAAGCAACTACTATGATCAGGCCTATTATATAAAAATGTACAAAAAACTGACCGGTAAAAGTCCCAAAAACCTTTATAAAGCCATCGCCAAACTGGCCGATGACAATGTCATCTTTGAATTCCTTGAAAAGACTATCGATTTTGGCTGA
- the fmt gene encoding methionyl-tRNA formyltransferase, which produces MIFNEQARNLRIVFMGTPEFAVASLDALARAGATIAGVITAPDKPAGRGMELQQSAVKKYALDKGWKILQPEKLKHPDFLQELGELKADLQICVAFRMLPEIVWNMPPMGTINLHGSLLPQYRGAAPINWAVINGEKETGVTTFKLQHEIDTGNILLQARFPVSETDTAGTVHDTMKAIGADLLVETVQRLADGSITEIPQQLPEGSAIHHAPKIFTETCLIDFNRPVTAIYNLVRGLSPYPGAFTYLNGKKLKVFTAIKHMEDPDIRPGSYHTDGKTFLRFACTDGYLEIKELQLEGKKRMQIADFLRGYQFV; this is translated from the coding sequence ATGATATTTAATGAACAGGCAAGAAATTTACGTATCGTGTTTATGGGAACACCGGAGTTCGCGGTGGCCAGTCTGGATGCCCTTGCCCGGGCCGGGGCTACCATTGCAGGGGTTATTACTGCTCCGGACAAGCCCGCAGGCCGGGGGATGGAATTGCAGCAAAGTGCGGTAAAAAAATATGCGCTGGATAAAGGCTGGAAGATCCTACAGCCGGAAAAGCTGAAACACCCTGATTTCCTGCAGGAGCTCGGGGAACTGAAGGCCGATCTTCAGATCTGCGTCGCATTCCGGATGCTTCCCGAGATCGTGTGGAATATGCCGCCCATGGGCACCATCAACCTGCATGGTTCATTGCTGCCCCAGTACCGGGGTGCCGCGCCCATCAACTGGGCAGTGATCAATGGCGAAAAGGAAACGGGGGTCACTACCTTCAAACTACAGCACGAGATCGATACCGGCAATATCCTGCTGCAGGCCCGCTTCCCGGTTTCGGAAACCGATACTGCGGGTACCGTTCATGATACCATGAAAGCAATCGGTGCAGACCTGCTCGTAGAAACGGTGCAGCGCCTGGCGGATGGATCAATTACAGAAATACCCCAGCAGCTCCCCGAAGGAAGCGCGATACACCATGCGCCAAAGATCTTCACCGAAACCTGTCTGATCGATTTTAACCGGCCGGTAACGGCCATCTACAACCTGGTACGCGGTCTTTCCCCTTATCCGGGTGCGTTCACCTATCTGAATGGTAAAAAACTAAAGGTCTTCACTGCTATCAAACATATGGAGGATCCGGATATCAGGCCCGGCAGCTATCATACAGATGGAAAAACATTCCTGCGTTTTGCCTGCACGGATGGTTATCTTGAAATAAAGGAGCTGCAACTGGAAGGGAAAAAACGCATGCAGATCGCCGATTTCCTTAGAGGGTATCAGTTCGTATGA
- a CDS encoding DinB family protein, whose translation MKQLVLCLLVVMASSFLTPVTTDLSPKDRKFAVDYYIKTKERLLKDVGQLTSAQLAFKPDSSRWSITQCIEHIALAEDGLWQWCMLSLKSDTLKKPETAPTNEQLIAGVTDRTKKAQAPEMLQPKDQFPDAAAALKAFVERRDSTIQYLKGTTDPLKEHFMPTPAGTIDVFQGLLLLAAHSERHTLQIEEVMKSPGFPSR comes from the coding sequence ATGAAACAGCTGGTACTTTGTCTGCTCGTAGTAATGGCGAGCAGCTTTCTTACTCCCGTAACAACGGACCTTTCTCCCAAGGACAGGAAATTTGCTGTAGATTATTATATAAAAACAAAAGAGCGGCTATTGAAAGATGTGGGGCAACTGACCTCGGCACAACTGGCCTTTAAACCGGACAGCTCCCGCTGGTCGATCACGCAGTGCATCGAACACATCGCTTTGGCGGAGGATGGCCTGTGGCAGTGGTGCATGCTTTCTTTAAAGAGCGATACCCTGAAAAAGCCGGAAACAGCGCCTACGAATGAACAGCTGATCGCCGGTGTTACCGACCGGACAAAAAAAGCACAGGCCCCCGAAATGCTGCAACCCAAAGACCAGTTCCCGGATGCAGCGGCTGCGCTGAAAGCTTTTGTTGAAAGAAGAGACTCCACCATACAATACCTGAAAGGCACAACTGATCCGCTAAAGGAGCATTTTATGCCAACACCCGCCGGAACGATTGATGTCTTCCAGGGCTTGCTGCTGCTGGCAGCACACAGCGAACGGCACACACTGCAGATAGAAGAGGTGATGAAAAGCCCCGGCTTTCCTTCCCGGTAA
- a CDS encoding FKBP-type peptidyl-prolyl cis-trans isomerase has product MQQAKKGDKVKVHYHGKLTTGETFDSSEGRDPLPFEIGSGMVIKGFDDGVTGMAVGDKKTITIPAEEAYGPVNPDMIIEMPKDRLPQDMEVEVGMPLVMSDPQGQQFQVTVKEITDDKIVLDANHPLAGKDLVFDLELVEIEGGSPLIIMP; this is encoded by the coding sequence ATGCAACAAGCAAAAAAAGGCGATAAGGTAAAAGTGCACTATCACGGCAAACTGACTACCGGAGAAACCTTCGATTCTTCAGAAGGCCGGGATCCGCTGCCGTTTGAGATCGGAAGCGGCATGGTTATCAAAGGGTTTGATGATGGTGTTACCGGGATGGCTGTTGGGGATAAAAAGACCATTACCATACCGGCTGAAGAAGCCTATGGCCCGGTGAACCCTGACATGATCATTGAGATGCCGAAAGACCGCCTGCCGCAGGATATGGAAGTTGAAGTGGGCATGCCATTGGTGATGAGCGATCCGCAGGGACAGCAATTCCAGGTTACTGTAAAAGAAATTACAGATGATAAGATCGTTCTGGATGCCAACCATCCCCTGGCGGGCAAGGACCTGGTATTCGACCTGGAGCTGGTTGAGATCGAAGGCGGCAGTCCGCTGATCATTATGCCTTAA
- the pepT gene encoding peptidase T yields the protein MDTTYDFTVAERFLRYVTVDTQSDPLSDTVPSTSKQKTLSKILVKELKKIGIEYVELDKFGYVYATIPANSQKKVPVICFCSHVDTSSDCPGTGVKPVVHYNYDGKDMVLPDDPEQIIRPGDHPYLKTKKGEDIITASGTTLLGADDKAGVAIIMDLANYLVTHPEVKHGTIRILFTPDEEIGRGVDHVDLKKLGADFGYTLDGGERGSYTDETFSANGVTVTFLGNSIHPGYAKDKLINAIKIAGTFLDLLPRDGFSPETTEDREGFVHPVHMEGTAEKATVSFIIRDFDTSRLKLHEARLEQFAKQAAGRYSGSRYEFESREQYRNMKEIVDQHPEVGEYVKIAMERSGVAFKKSSARGGTDGSRLSFMGVPFPDIFTGEMAFHGKQEYVSIQDMQKSVETLINLVQVWEEKTAH from the coding sequence ATGGACACAACTTATGATTTTACCGTTGCCGAACGCTTTCTGCGCTATGTCACTGTTGATACCCAAAGCGATCCCCTGTCGGATACTGTGCCTTCCACAAGCAAGCAAAAAACATTAAGTAAAATTCTGGTAAAAGAGCTTAAGAAGATTGGGATAGAATATGTTGAACTGGATAAATTTGGTTATGTGTATGCCACGATACCGGCCAATTCACAAAAAAAGGTACCGGTGATCTGCTTTTGCAGTCATGTGGATACATCATCAGATTGCCCGGGAACCGGAGTAAAACCTGTTGTGCACTACAATTACGATGGAAAGGATATGGTGCTGCCGGATGATCCGGAACAGATCATACGGCCCGGTGACCATCCTTACCTGAAAACCAAAAAAGGGGAAGATATCATTACGGCTTCCGGTACCACACTTCTCGGAGCCGATGACAAAGCGGGCGTCGCCATCATTATGGACCTGGCCAACTACCTGGTAACACATCCGGAAGTAAAGCACGGCACCATCCGCATCCTGTTCACCCCGGATGAAGAGATCGGACGGGGCGTGGATCATGTGGATCTGAAAAAGCTGGGCGCGGATTTCGGGTACACACTGGATGGCGGAGAACGGGGCAGCTATACCGATGAAACATTCAGCGCGAATGGCGTAACCGTTACTTTTTTGGGAAACAGCATCCACCCGGGCTATGCCAAGGATAAACTGATCAATGCGATCAAGATCGCGGGAACTTTCCTGGATCTTTTGCCGCGGGATGGCTTTAGTCCCGAGACCACGGAAGACCGGGAAGGCTTTGTGCACCCGGTTCATATGGAGGGCACTGCTGAAAAAGCCACAGTCAGCTTTATCATCAGGGATTTTGATACCTCCCGGCTGAAACTGCATGAAGCCCGGCTGGAGCAATTCGCAAAGCAGGCTGCAGGCAGGTACTCCGGCAGCCGATATGAATTTGAGAGCAGGGAGCAATACCGGAATATGAAGGAGATCGTGGATCAGCATCCGGAGGTAGGGGAGTATGTGAAAATTGCGATGGAGCGGAGTGGAGTTGCGTTTAAAAAGAGCAGTGCACGCGGAGGCACAGACGGTTCGCGGCTGTCTTTTATGGGAGTGCCTTTTCCGGATATTTTTACCGGGGAAATGGCCTTCCACGGCAAACAGGAATATGTCAGCATCCAGGATATGCAAAAATCGGTGGAAACCTTAATCAATCTGGTGCAGGTATGGGAAGAGAAAACGGCGCATTAA
- a CDS encoding adenylate/guanylate cyclase domain-containing protein, giving the protein MRTRNSLKFRQLFIITCGWLIVGFFITLYDYLILHSALSAGPAAHYTFTTALVRNLIGGFVGALLGGSLLVFFINVRYQDKPYGYTLAAVCISFPVIIMLVTVVVAVIQVPLQTGQPLGHPESRLALRQFFNDPTPLKNALVWSFIVGITQLLLQINYKFGQNNFWNIIRGKYNTPKKEQRIFMFLDINASTTIAEQLGNERYHALLKDFFADLTPPILDSQGMIYQYVGDEIVIAWNYEEGLKNARCLKCFYDMKNHLRKKEPHYLKKYGLLPSFKAGIHCGNVIAGEVGVYKRDITYSGDVLNTTSRILNKCSELQEEFIASADVLLRIPAAAQFITKPLGALLLRGKEQRLLLNALMHP; this is encoded by the coding sequence ATGCGTACAAGGAACAGTTTAAAATTCAGACAACTCTTCATCATCACCTGCGGGTGGCTGATCGTTGGCTTTTTTATCACGCTTTACGACTACCTTATCCTTCATTCGGCCCTTTCAGCGGGACCCGCGGCGCACTATACATTTACCACAGCGCTCGTCCGGAATCTGATCGGCGGTTTTGTAGGCGCTTTGCTCGGAGGCAGTCTGCTGGTGTTCTTTATTAATGTCAGGTACCAGGACAAACCTTACGGCTATACACTGGCGGCGGTTTGTATTTCTTTTCCTGTTATCATCATGCTGGTTACGGTTGTTGTTGCCGTTATACAGGTACCGTTACAGACGGGCCAACCGCTGGGTCATCCGGAAAGCAGGCTTGCCCTCCGGCAATTTTTCAACGACCCCACGCCGTTGAAAAATGCGTTGGTATGGTCTTTTATTGTAGGCATTACCCAGCTGCTGCTGCAGATCAATTATAAGTTCGGACAAAATAATTTCTGGAACATCATCCGTGGCAAATACAATACACCGAAGAAAGAGCAGCGTATTTTCATGTTTCTCGATATCAATGCATCCACTACTATTGCCGAACAGCTGGGCAATGAGCGCTATCATGCGCTGCTGAAGGATTTCTTTGCCGATCTTACCCCACCCATTCTCGACAGTCAGGGCATGATCTATCAGTATGTGGGCGATGAAATCGTGATCGCCTGGAATTATGAAGAGGGATTAAAAAATGCCCGGTGTCTGAAATGCTTTTATGACATGAAAAATCACCTGCGGAAAAAGGAACCGCACTACCTGAAAAAATATGGCCTGCTGCCCTCGTTTAAAGCCGGTATACACTGCGGCAATGTTATTGCCGGGGAAGTTGGGGTTTATAAACGGGACATCACTTACTCGGGTGATGTACTGAATACCACCTCACGGATCCTGAATAAATGCAGCGAGCTGCAGGAAGAATTTATAGCATCCGCTGACGTGTTGCTTCGGATACCCGCAGCTGCCCAGTTTATTACCAAACCACTGGGGGCACTGTTGCTGAGAGGAAAGGAGCAACGGCTTTTATTAAATGCACTGATGCATCCTTAA
- a CDS encoding SPFH domain-containing protein gives MEIIANFWWVLVLLLVVLSGLFTINQGYIGVITMFGKYRRVVRPGLNIKIPFIERVYRKVSVQNRSVELEFQAVTQDQANVYFKSMLLYAVQNELEETVKKVAFKFIDERNLMQALVRTIEGNIRAFVATKKQAEVLGLRREIVQYVKVEIDHTLEEEWGYHLLDLQINDITFDKMILDSMSKVVASNNLKAAAENEGQALLITKTKSAEAEGNAIKISAEAEREAARLRGQGIALFREEVAKGVSSAAVELRQANLDTNFILFSMWTEAIKNFAEYGKGNVIFLDGSTEGMEHTMKQFQGMMMRPSGTDALKKEN, from the coding sequence ATGGAAATCATTGCAAACTTTTGGTGGGTGCTGGTGCTTTTGCTGGTAGTGCTCAGCGGATTGTTTACCATCAACCAGGGCTATATAGGGGTGATCACCATGTTTGGAAAATACCGCCGTGTGGTAAGACCGGGCTTGAATATAAAGATCCCATTTATTGAAAGGGTATACCGGAAGGTGTCTGTACAGAACCGGTCGGTGGAGCTGGAGTTCCAGGCAGTGACCCAGGATCAGGCGAATGTGTATTTCAAAAGTATGTTGTTATACGCGGTGCAGAACGAATTGGAGGAAACCGTGAAAAAGGTGGCGTTTAAATTCATTGATGAGCGGAACCTGATGCAGGCATTGGTGCGGACCATTGAAGGCAATATCCGTGCTTTTGTTGCGACCAAAAAACAGGCCGAGGTGCTGGGGCTGCGCCGCGAGATCGTACAGTACGTGAAAGTAGAAATTGATCATACCCTGGAAGAAGAGTGGGGCTATCACCTCCTGGATCTGCAGATCAACGACATCACCTTTGATAAAATGATCCTGGATTCCATGAGCAAGGTGGTGGCCAGTAATAACCTGAAAGCTGCTGCGGAGAATGAGGGCCAGGCATTGCTGATCACCAAGACCAAATCGGCCGAGGCCGAGGGAAATGCGATCAAGATCAGCGCGGAAGCAGAGCGGGAAGCAGCCCGGCTGAGAGGACAGGGGATCGCCCTGTTCCGGGAAGAGGTGGCAAAAGGGGTGTCGTCGGCCGCAGTGGAACTGCGCCAGGCCAACCTGGATACCAATTTTATTTTATTCAGCATGTGGACCGAAGCGATCAAAAACTTCGCCGAATACGGAAAGGGGAACGTTATTTTCCTGGACGGAAGCACCGAGGGCATGGAGCATACCATGAAGCAATTTCAAGGGATGATGATGCGGCCTTCGGGAACAGACGCGCTTAAAAAAGAAAACTAG
- the prmC gene encoding peptide chain release factor N(5)-glutamine methyltransferase, translating to MSLKNTEKSFVQDLGELYPESEARQIWYMTVENLTGIDLRAGGRQPFNPDPCMLKMLQDIKKRLLKAEPIQYILNEAWFYDISFFVNRHVLIPRPETEELVALIIRDHQDRPEVRILDVGTGSGCIPVILKRKLPAATVTACDISADALAVAHRNAAKYRQEIDFIELDFLNTGNRSRLPQVDVLVSNPPYIPLADKAAMHKNVVEYEPSLALFVPDADPLLFYREIAEAAKTLLAPDGRIYLEVHERLAADTLQLFETNGYRSSIKTDMQGKQRFVLAGFAGNGS from the coding sequence TACCCTGAGAGTGAAGCACGGCAGATCTGGTACATGACCGTGGAAAACCTTACGGGCATTGATTTACGGGCAGGTGGCAGGCAACCGTTCAACCCCGACCCCTGTATGCTGAAGATGCTGCAGGATATAAAAAAAAGACTGCTAAAGGCCGAACCCATCCAGTATATTCTCAATGAGGCCTGGTTTTACGATATCTCGTTTTTTGTGAACCGGCACGTACTCATCCCCAGGCCGGAAACAGAAGAGCTGGTTGCCCTGATCATCCGCGACCACCAGGACAGACCGGAGGTCCGTATACTGGATGTGGGCACCGGAAGCGGCTGTATCCCGGTTATTTTAAAGCGGAAGCTGCCGGCCGCAACGGTTACCGCCTGCGATATCAGTGCTGATGCCTTAGCCGTTGCCCATAGGAATGCGGCAAAATACCGGCAGGAGATCGATTTTATTGAACTGGATTTTTTAAACACCGGCAACCGCTCGCGCCTGCCGCAGGTGGATGTGCTGGTCAGCAATCCGCCTTATATCCCGCTTGCAGACAAAGCGGCCATGCATAAGAATGTAGTGGAATACGAACCTTCCCTTGCGCTGTTTGTTCCGGATGCAGATCCCTTATTATTTTACCGGGAAATAGCGGAAGCAGCAAAAACCCTTTTGGCGCCGGATGGCAGGATCTACCTGGAGGTACATGAGCGCCTGGCAGCAGATACGCTTCAGCTTTTTGAGACAAACGGATACCGGTCTTCAATCAAAACAGATATGCAGGGCAAGCAGCGGTTTGTGCTGGCCGGGTTCGCAGGCAATGGATCCTGA